In Aegilops tauschii subsp. strangulata cultivar AL8/78 chromosome 3, Aet v6.0, whole genome shotgun sequence, one genomic interval encodes:
- the LOC123497868 gene encoding uncharacterized protein produces MCDYTGRKDDPLRHSPNDLPEDVVNDMTKSLLNESLADCGRTGLNPFYKANPAPAANDKFWKVKYDHEAAKKARKAKKAARRAAPRKKGTKPTASELLQLDDSSESEDDTGVSNPVIEEIHESRRQTRANKDTDLSSGLPEASRKHRTEENSPSSGDSMQSNLPAFKTAPGAQAKLSKRAKKNKPVEEPVLTEPEASAQEPPFASAPEATTPTDEPVIETSANPEIPSPAQPADDPDVVITRTEFVEPGRPTVLAKCSAKEELLERRRARLEITDYANLSIGDIVSGYIGQVHNNRDLEIDMVKQIQQKSEATCKKFKAEISELKNRLKTQETETRKANAKFEFSVAAQEKLKKKFETERKTWAEEKAALVSRAEQAEAALMERTAELSGLKRHVSQMVAAIFGPRSSNLNQNVLTKLKAVYTLVEQLYIGSQCALSVVALSNEVPTHLTDVLRRLAILPQCFQELRRASARAGAIAALSRAKAFLPELEPTEIALGYPSLKEDGTPFDQKDFAACVKSVRPVATQIWNDTDLTKYQPGYDAENQRIPTPRYEAISLIPPTRKHTFAPEVDPAGLIDDEARFEALSGIDWKSSTFQVMESAGGAERDEPEASTQQAP; encoded by the exons atgtgtgattacacgggccggaaggatgaccctctgcggcacagccccaacgatcttcctgaggacgtcgtgaacgacatgaccaagtctctcttgaatgagagcttagccgactgtgggaggACAGGCTTAAACCCCTTCtacaaagctaacccggctccagcg gctaatgataagttctggaaggtcaagtatgaccatgaggcggctaaaaaagccagaaaggctaagaaagccgccaggagagccgctccccgcaaaaAGGGAACCAAGCCTaccgcctcagagctgcttcaattggatgatagctccgagtcagag gatgataccggagtgagtaacccggtgattgaagag attcatgagagccggagacaAACCCGGGCCAACAAGGAtacagacctctcctccggcttacctgaagcgtcAAGGAAAcaccggaccgag gaaaattcaccttcctctggtgactctatgcaatctaacctgccggctttcaagaccgctcccgg tgctcaagcaaagctcagcaagagggcgaagaagaataaaccagtcgaagagccggtcctgactgaaccggaggcttcagctcaagagccgccatttgcctctgctcctgaagccaccactcccactgacgagccagtcatagagacttctgctaacccggagatccccagcccagctcagccggccgatgacccggacgtcgtaatcacccggacagagtttgtcgagccggggagacccactgtgctggccaaatgctctgccaaagaagaactgctagagcgccgcagggccagactggagatcactgactatgctaacttgagcattggagacattgtttctggttacattggtcaagtgcacaacaacCGGGACTTAGAGATTGACATGGtaaagcagatacagcaaaaatctgag gctacCTGCAAAAAATTCAAAgctgaaatctctgagctgaagaaccgcctgaagactcaggaaactgagacccggaaggccaacgccaaatttgagttcagtgttgctgcacaagagaagctgaagaagaagtttgaaaccgaaaggaagacttgggccgaggagaaagctgctttggtcagccgggccgaacaggcggaggctgctctgatggagagaaccgccgaactctccggcttaaagcgccatgtgtcacagatggtcgccgcaatcttcg gtcccagaagctccaacctcAATCAGAATGTTCTGACCAAATTGAAAgccgtgtacaccttggtggagcaactctacatcGGGTCACAGTGTGCTTTGTccgttgtggccctgtccaatgaggttccgactcacctgacGGACGTACTTCGGCGGCTTGCCATTCTTCCTCAGTGCTTCCAAGAGctacgacgggcctctgcaagagccggagccatagctgctctgagccgggccaaggctttcctcccgGAGCTAGAGCCGACGGAGATCGcgcttggataccccagcctgaaggaagacgggaCCCCCTTCGATCAGAAAGATTTCGCCGCTTGTGTGAAGagcgtacgcccggtggccacccagatttggaatgacaccgaccttaccaagtatcagccgggctacgacgcggaaaatcagaggatccccactccacgttatgaagccatcagcttgatccctccgactcgtaagcataccttcgccccagaagttgacccggccgggttaattgatgacgaggctcgatttgaagctttgagcggcattgactggaaatcatcaaccttccaggtcatggaatcagccggaggagcggagagggatgagccggaagcttcaactcaacaagcaccttga
- the LOC109768621 gene encoding mannose/glucose-specific lectin, producing the protein MANFQITPRAAFVESNELNFRSLYLFHTPLGSNQNQSGIIDSNVTTGLGATVVNNWPICDGPSTGATIVARAQGLHIYAGNWQNTFSITFEVERFKGSTLQVMGISVEEGEWAIVGGTGQFAMATGVIYKKFHEQRSDGNIIELTVHGFCPMLKGSQSLPTKVGPWGGNGGSDKDIVKAPRRLESITVSRGTIIDSIKFSYVDQAGPKRTVGPWGGSGGKQNTFVLGTSEFVKEVSGTFGLYGRDNHNIITSLKFVTNVKTYGPFGQAKGTTFTIPVVELSRQMSSC; encoded by the exons TCCCCTTGGTTCAAACCAGAATCAGTCAGGCATAATAGACTCAAATGTTACTACCGGTTTGGGTGCGACCGTCGTTAACAACTGGCCGATATGTGATGGCCCTAGCACCGGCGCCACCATTGTTGCACGTGCACAGGGCCTACATATCTATGCCGGTAACTGGCAGAATACTTTCAGCATAACTTTCGAGGTTGAAAG GTTTAAGGGATCAACGCTTCAAGTGATGGGGATATCCGTTGAAGAAGGTGAGTGGGCTATTGTTGGTGGGACAGGACAGTTCGCTATGGCGACTGGTGTCATCTACAAAAAGTTCCATGAACAAAGGAGCGACGGTAACATCATAGAACTCACTGTCCATGGATTTTGTCCCATGCTGAAAGGTTCACAG AGCCTTCCCACAAAGGTTGGACCATGGGGTGGAAATGGAGGCTCGGATAAAGACATCGTCAAGGCACCAAGACGTCTAGAGAGCATCACAGTTAGCAGGGGCACTATCATTGATTCAATCAAATTTTCTTATGTCGACCAAGCTGGTCCGAAGCGCACTGTTGGACCCTGGGGAGGTTCTGGAGGAAAacaaaatacg TTCGTACTCGGCACTTCTGAGTTTGTGAAGGAAGTTTCTGGAACATTCGGCCTTTATGGCAGAGACAACCACAACATAATAACATCACTAAAATTTGTCACCAACGTGAAGACATACGGGCCTTTCGGACAAGCAAAGGGAACCACTTTCACCatacctgtcgtggaattgtcacgtcagatgtcctcatgctag